A single window of Hippocampus zosterae strain Florida chromosome 15, ASM2543408v3, whole genome shotgun sequence DNA harbors:
- the dsc2l gene encoding desmocollin 2-like protein isoform X2 — translation MAKAVIFNVCLALILTGVESCFIPSLLFVPVPQIIPVGYEITRVNVASCASVTSNDRAFAVRANGSVTATTIVEVSSKGRTFSVWAQHSSGSHMQMDVNLIASAQMSRQPNDVLKRYKRRWSPPPFNIMENDFGSYPRDIERLVSDTEATRRVYYTLTGPGYDKYPEGVFRFDSNTGMLTVLKTVDREEFPQFALIARVFDRTTRQETDDPLGVFVKVDDQNDNAPQFSSQMQFTVPEKSKAGTIMGTVNATDRDEPGTDHVKIRYSILSELDRFAINPTTGVFTTATNSLDREAQEKYNVIVQIKDMDGAANGLFTTGTATITLSDINDNPPTFTKKLYEATAKENEINKLILRMPVEDKDLKNTPNWKSKFIITKGNENGNFRMETEPTTNEGLLYIAKPLNFEKSQKLRLEVMARNEAELTGTTAKWEIVPVDLTVGDVDEGPEFTAPTIRFTVKENTPNGTLIGTYKALDPETKSSEGIKYYKIMDPAAWINVDRNTGELRVANTIDRESNFVKNGIYNITMRAVDATTKTGTGTVIIQVEDVNDNVPIILPPGERVICEKEGELGSVLLVAEDMDESPFKGPFTFSLPDNTDGKWSVTRFNDTAATLRQVKDLPLKTHRVPVEVKDLQGNGKIQTVNVRICQCRNGACLTKPWSASLGPMGWLALLLPLLLLLLLLLLLACFCTTKPDLQILEDTTDSGGILIKSNTEAPGEEVDASLIKVPLAGSEIKGSVANQDWQVKGSTIGRQDTTLYKTGFGNTETEFFSGHYDSQYGAQQMNYDANFLSTWQTNGRYLHQKLTYFGGEEDGRYADDIIHQYGFEGVGSAAGSVGCCSDDGGNNENLDFLNTLGPKFKNLAGVCKKT, via the exons atggcgaaAGCCGTCATTTTCAACGTGTGCTTGGCGCTG ATCCTGACCGGAGTCGAGTCTTGCTTTATCCCGAGTCTCCTCTTCGTCCCAGTGCCGCAAATTATCCCGGTCGGATACGAGATAACAAgag TTAATGTGGCGAGCTGTGCGAGCGTCACTTCCAACGACCGTGCATTCGCAGTTCGGGCCAATGGCTCAGTGACGGCCACAACCATTGTCGAAGTGTCGTCCAAAGGCAGAACTTTCTCCGTGTGGGCTCAACACAGCTCCGGGTCGCACATGCAGATGGACGTCAACCTCATTGCCAGCGCCCAAATGAGCAGACAG CCCAATGACGTGCTGAAACGGTACAAGAGACGCTGGAGCCCCCCACCCTTCAATATCATGGAGAATGACTTCGGCTCTTATCCAAGAGACATTGAAAGG CTTGTGTCTGACACAGAAGCAACGCGTCGGGTTTACTACACTCTGACGGGGCCCGGTTATGACAAGTACCCAGAGGGTGTGTTTAGGTTTGACAGCAATACTGGAATGTTGACTGTGCTCAAGACAGTCGATCGCGAGGAGTTCCCGCAGTTTGCC ttaATAGCCAGGGTTTTCGACAGAACAACGCGGCAAGAAACCGATGACCCTTTGGGCGTCTTTGTGAAAGTAGACGATCAGAATGACAATGCGCCTCAGTTCAGCAGCCAAATGCAATTTACCGTGCCGGAGAAAAGCAAAGCAG GGACAATTATGGGAACGGTGAACGCCACCGACAGAGACGAGCCAGGCACCGACCACGTGAAGATCCGCTATTCCATTTTGAGCGAATTGGACCGATTTGCCATCAACCCAACGACGGGTGTCTTTACCACAGCCACAAACTCATTAGACAGAGAG GCTCAAGAGAAGTATAACGTGATTGTGCAAATCAAAGATATGGACGGCGCAGCCAACGGTTTGTTCACCACGGGCACGGCGACCATCACCCTGAGCGATATCAACGACAACCCCCCGACCTTCACCAAGAAACTG TATGAAGCCACCGCAAAAGAGAATGAAATCAACAAACTTATTCTCCGAATGCCTGTTGAAGATAAGGATTTAAAAAACACCCCCAACTGGAAATCTAAATTCATCATCACAAAGGGAAATGAAAATGGCAATTTCCGGATGGAGACGGAACCCACAACAAATGAGGGGCTTCTGTACATCGCAAAG CCGTTAAATTTTGAGAAGTCCCAAAAACTGCGGCTGGAAGTCATGGCGCGCAATGAAGCTGAACTGACCGGCACCACGGCCAAGTGGGAGATCGTCCCTGTGGACTTAACGGTCGGCGATGTTGACGAAGGCCCCGAATTCACGGCGCCGACTATTCGCTTCACGGTCAAAGAGAACACGCCAAACGGCACATTGATTGGAACTTACAAAGCCCTCGATCCGGAAACCAAGAGCAGCGAGGGCATCAA GTATTACAAGATCATGGACCCTGCAGCATGGATCAATGTGGACAGGAACACGGGAGAACTGAGGGTGGCAAACACCATTGACAGAGAGTCCAACTTTGTCAAGAATGGAATTTACAACATCACCATGAGAGCCGTCGACGCAA CTACCAAGACTGGGACGGGAACGGTCATAATCCAGGTGGAAGATGTGAATGACAACGTACCGATTATTCTCCCACCTGGCGAGAGGGTGATATGCGAGAAGGAAGGAGAACTTGGCTCGGTGTTGCTTGTGGCTGAAGATATGGACGAGTCGCCCTTTAAAGGCCCCTTCACTTTTAGCCTGCCCGATAACACAGACGGCAAATGGTCTGTGACCAGATTCAACG ACACGGCAGCTACGTTGCGCCAGGTCAAAGACCTTCCCTTGAAGACGCACAGGGTTCCCGTTGAGGTCAAGGATTTGCAAGGCAACGGGAAAATCCAGACAGTCAACGTCAGGATCTGCCAGTGCAGGAACGGCGCCTGTCTGACCAAGCCTTGGTCGGCTTCGCTCGGCCCGATGGGCTGGCTGGCGTTACTCCTGcctctgctcctcctcctgctgctac TCTTGCTGCTTGCCTGTTTCTGCACGACAAAGCCAGACTTGCAGATACTGGAGGATACAACTGACAGCGGTGGAATCCTGATTAAGTCAAACACAGAAGCCCCGGGGGAAGAAGTG GATGCTAGTCTCATCAAGGTGCCCCTTGCCGGCTCTGAAATCAAGGGCTCAGTGGCCAATCAGGATTGGCAAGTGAAGGGCTCCACCATCGGACGCCAAGACACCACCCTCTACAAGACCGGCTTTGGCAACACCGAAACGGAGTTCTTCAGCGGACATTACGACAGCCAGTATGGAGCCCAACAGATGAACTACGACGCGAACTTTCTCAGCACCTGGCAAACAAATGGACGCTATTTGCACCAG AAGCTTACCTATTTCGGGGGCGAGGAGGACGGGCGGTACGCTGATGACATCATCCACCAGTACGGCTTTGAGGGCGTGGGCTCGGCGGCCGGCTCGGTTGGGTGCTGCAGCGACGACGGCGGCAACAACGAAAACCTCGACTTTCTAAATACGCTGGGACCCAAGTTTAAAAATCTCGCAGGCGTTTGCAAAAAGACATGA
- the dsc2l gene encoding desmocollin 2-like protein isoform X1, translating to MAKAVIFNVCLALVSPTYILTGVESCFIPSLLFVPVPQIIPVGYEITRVNVASCASVTSNDRAFAVRANGSVTATTIVEVSSKGRTFSVWAQHSSGSHMQMDVNLIASAQMSRQPNDVLKRYKRRWSPPPFNIMENDFGSYPRDIERLVSDTEATRRVYYTLTGPGYDKYPEGVFRFDSNTGMLTVLKTVDREEFPQFALIARVFDRTTRQETDDPLGVFVKVDDQNDNAPQFSSQMQFTVPEKSKAGTIMGTVNATDRDEPGTDHVKIRYSILSELDRFAINPTTGVFTTATNSLDREAQEKYNVIVQIKDMDGAANGLFTTGTATITLSDINDNPPTFTKKLYEATAKENEINKLILRMPVEDKDLKNTPNWKSKFIITKGNENGNFRMETEPTTNEGLLYIAKPLNFEKSQKLRLEVMARNEAELTGTTAKWEIVPVDLTVGDVDEGPEFTAPTIRFTVKENTPNGTLIGTYKALDPETKSSEGIKYYKIMDPAAWINVDRNTGELRVANTIDRESNFVKNGIYNITMRAVDATTKTGTGTVIIQVEDVNDNVPIILPPGERVICEKEGELGSVLLVAEDMDESPFKGPFTFSLPDNTDGKWSVTRFNDTAATLRQVKDLPLKTHRVPVEVKDLQGNGKIQTVNVRICQCRNGACLTKPWSASLGPMGWLALLLPLLLLLLLLLLLACFCTTKPDLQILEDTTDSGGILIKSNTEAPGEEVDASLIKVPLAGSEIKGSVANQDWQVKGSTIGRQDTTLYKTGFGNTETEFFSGHYDSQYGAQQMNYDANFLSTWQTNGRYLHQKLTYFGGEEDGRYADDIIHQYGFEGVGSAAGSVGCCSDDGGNNENLDFLNTLGPKFKNLAGVCKKT from the exons atggcgaaAGCCGTCATTTTCAACGTGTGCTTGGCGCTGGTGAGTCCAacatat ATCCTGACCGGAGTCGAGTCTTGCTTTATCCCGAGTCTCCTCTTCGTCCCAGTGCCGCAAATTATCCCGGTCGGATACGAGATAACAAgag TTAATGTGGCGAGCTGTGCGAGCGTCACTTCCAACGACCGTGCATTCGCAGTTCGGGCCAATGGCTCAGTGACGGCCACAACCATTGTCGAAGTGTCGTCCAAAGGCAGAACTTTCTCCGTGTGGGCTCAACACAGCTCCGGGTCGCACATGCAGATGGACGTCAACCTCATTGCCAGCGCCCAAATGAGCAGACAG CCCAATGACGTGCTGAAACGGTACAAGAGACGCTGGAGCCCCCCACCCTTCAATATCATGGAGAATGACTTCGGCTCTTATCCAAGAGACATTGAAAGG CTTGTGTCTGACACAGAAGCAACGCGTCGGGTTTACTACACTCTGACGGGGCCCGGTTATGACAAGTACCCAGAGGGTGTGTTTAGGTTTGACAGCAATACTGGAATGTTGACTGTGCTCAAGACAGTCGATCGCGAGGAGTTCCCGCAGTTTGCC ttaATAGCCAGGGTTTTCGACAGAACAACGCGGCAAGAAACCGATGACCCTTTGGGCGTCTTTGTGAAAGTAGACGATCAGAATGACAATGCGCCTCAGTTCAGCAGCCAAATGCAATTTACCGTGCCGGAGAAAAGCAAAGCAG GGACAATTATGGGAACGGTGAACGCCACCGACAGAGACGAGCCAGGCACCGACCACGTGAAGATCCGCTATTCCATTTTGAGCGAATTGGACCGATTTGCCATCAACCCAACGACGGGTGTCTTTACCACAGCCACAAACTCATTAGACAGAGAG GCTCAAGAGAAGTATAACGTGATTGTGCAAATCAAAGATATGGACGGCGCAGCCAACGGTTTGTTCACCACGGGCACGGCGACCATCACCCTGAGCGATATCAACGACAACCCCCCGACCTTCACCAAGAAACTG TATGAAGCCACCGCAAAAGAGAATGAAATCAACAAACTTATTCTCCGAATGCCTGTTGAAGATAAGGATTTAAAAAACACCCCCAACTGGAAATCTAAATTCATCATCACAAAGGGAAATGAAAATGGCAATTTCCGGATGGAGACGGAACCCACAACAAATGAGGGGCTTCTGTACATCGCAAAG CCGTTAAATTTTGAGAAGTCCCAAAAACTGCGGCTGGAAGTCATGGCGCGCAATGAAGCTGAACTGACCGGCACCACGGCCAAGTGGGAGATCGTCCCTGTGGACTTAACGGTCGGCGATGTTGACGAAGGCCCCGAATTCACGGCGCCGACTATTCGCTTCACGGTCAAAGAGAACACGCCAAACGGCACATTGATTGGAACTTACAAAGCCCTCGATCCGGAAACCAAGAGCAGCGAGGGCATCAA GTATTACAAGATCATGGACCCTGCAGCATGGATCAATGTGGACAGGAACACGGGAGAACTGAGGGTGGCAAACACCATTGACAGAGAGTCCAACTTTGTCAAGAATGGAATTTACAACATCACCATGAGAGCCGTCGACGCAA CTACCAAGACTGGGACGGGAACGGTCATAATCCAGGTGGAAGATGTGAATGACAACGTACCGATTATTCTCCCACCTGGCGAGAGGGTGATATGCGAGAAGGAAGGAGAACTTGGCTCGGTGTTGCTTGTGGCTGAAGATATGGACGAGTCGCCCTTTAAAGGCCCCTTCACTTTTAGCCTGCCCGATAACACAGACGGCAAATGGTCTGTGACCAGATTCAACG ACACGGCAGCTACGTTGCGCCAGGTCAAAGACCTTCCCTTGAAGACGCACAGGGTTCCCGTTGAGGTCAAGGATTTGCAAGGCAACGGGAAAATCCAGACAGTCAACGTCAGGATCTGCCAGTGCAGGAACGGCGCCTGTCTGACCAAGCCTTGGTCGGCTTCGCTCGGCCCGATGGGCTGGCTGGCGTTACTCCTGcctctgctcctcctcctgctgctac TCTTGCTGCTTGCCTGTTTCTGCACGACAAAGCCAGACTTGCAGATACTGGAGGATACAACTGACAGCGGTGGAATCCTGATTAAGTCAAACACAGAAGCCCCGGGGGAAGAAGTG GATGCTAGTCTCATCAAGGTGCCCCTTGCCGGCTCTGAAATCAAGGGCTCAGTGGCCAATCAGGATTGGCAAGTGAAGGGCTCCACCATCGGACGCCAAGACACCACCCTCTACAAGACCGGCTTTGGCAACACCGAAACGGAGTTCTTCAGCGGACATTACGACAGCCAGTATGGAGCCCAACAGATGAACTACGACGCGAACTTTCTCAGCACCTGGCAAACAAATGGACGCTATTTGCACCAG AAGCTTACCTATTTCGGGGGCGAGGAGGACGGGCGGTACGCTGATGACATCATCCACCAGTACGGCTTTGAGGGCGTGGGCTCGGCGGCCGGCTCGGTTGGGTGCTGCAGCGACGACGGCGGCAACAACGAAAACCTCGACTTTCTAAATACGCTGGGACCCAAGTTTAAAAATCTCGCAGGCGTTTGCAAAAAGACATGA
- the dsc2l gene encoding desmocollin 2-like protein isoform X3 has product MAKAVIFNVCLALVSPTYILTGVESCFIPSLLFVPVPQIIPVGYEITRVNVASCASVTSNDRAFAVRANGSVTATTIVEVSSKGRTFSVWAQHSSGSHMQMDVNLIASAQMSRQPNDVLKRYKRRWSPPPFNIMENDFGSYPRDIERLVSDTEATRRVYYTLTGPGYDKYPEGVFRFDSNTGMLTVLKTVDREEFPQFALIARVFDRTTRQETDDPLGVFVKVDDQNDNAPQFSSQMQFTVPEKSKAGTIMGTVNATDRDEPGTDHVKIRYSILSELDRFAINPTTGVFTTATNSLDREAQEKYNVIVQIKDMDGAANGLFTTGTATITLSDINDNPPTFTKKLYEATAKENEINKLILRMPVEDKDLKNTPNWKSKFIITKGNENGNFRMETEPTTNEGLLYIAKPLNFEKSQKLRLEVMARNEAELTGTTAKWEIVPVDLTVGDVDEGPEFTAPTIRFTVKENTPNGTLIGTYKALDPETKSSEGIKYYKIMDPAAWINVDRNTGELRVANTIDRESNFVKNGIYNITMRAVDATTKTGTGTVIIQVEDVNDNVPIILPPGERVICEKEGELGSVLLVAEDMDESPFKGPFTFSLPDNTDGKWSVTRFNDTAATLRQVKDLPLKTHRVPVEVKDLQGNGKIQTVNVRICQCRNGACLTKPWSASLGPMGWLALLLPLLLLLLLLLLLACFCTTKPDLQILEDTTDSGGILIKSNTEAPGEEVDASLIKVPLAGSEIKGSVANQDWQVKGSTIGRQDTTLYKTGFGNTETEFFSGHYDSQYGAQQMNYDANFLSTWQTNGRYLHQSVSLAWAGSSSTNLKLG; this is encoded by the exons atggcgaaAGCCGTCATTTTCAACGTGTGCTTGGCGCTGGTGAGTCCAacatat ATCCTGACCGGAGTCGAGTCTTGCTTTATCCCGAGTCTCCTCTTCGTCCCAGTGCCGCAAATTATCCCGGTCGGATACGAGATAACAAgag TTAATGTGGCGAGCTGTGCGAGCGTCACTTCCAACGACCGTGCATTCGCAGTTCGGGCCAATGGCTCAGTGACGGCCACAACCATTGTCGAAGTGTCGTCCAAAGGCAGAACTTTCTCCGTGTGGGCTCAACACAGCTCCGGGTCGCACATGCAGATGGACGTCAACCTCATTGCCAGCGCCCAAATGAGCAGACAG CCCAATGACGTGCTGAAACGGTACAAGAGACGCTGGAGCCCCCCACCCTTCAATATCATGGAGAATGACTTCGGCTCTTATCCAAGAGACATTGAAAGG CTTGTGTCTGACACAGAAGCAACGCGTCGGGTTTACTACACTCTGACGGGGCCCGGTTATGACAAGTACCCAGAGGGTGTGTTTAGGTTTGACAGCAATACTGGAATGTTGACTGTGCTCAAGACAGTCGATCGCGAGGAGTTCCCGCAGTTTGCC ttaATAGCCAGGGTTTTCGACAGAACAACGCGGCAAGAAACCGATGACCCTTTGGGCGTCTTTGTGAAAGTAGACGATCAGAATGACAATGCGCCTCAGTTCAGCAGCCAAATGCAATTTACCGTGCCGGAGAAAAGCAAAGCAG GGACAATTATGGGAACGGTGAACGCCACCGACAGAGACGAGCCAGGCACCGACCACGTGAAGATCCGCTATTCCATTTTGAGCGAATTGGACCGATTTGCCATCAACCCAACGACGGGTGTCTTTACCACAGCCACAAACTCATTAGACAGAGAG GCTCAAGAGAAGTATAACGTGATTGTGCAAATCAAAGATATGGACGGCGCAGCCAACGGTTTGTTCACCACGGGCACGGCGACCATCACCCTGAGCGATATCAACGACAACCCCCCGACCTTCACCAAGAAACTG TATGAAGCCACCGCAAAAGAGAATGAAATCAACAAACTTATTCTCCGAATGCCTGTTGAAGATAAGGATTTAAAAAACACCCCCAACTGGAAATCTAAATTCATCATCACAAAGGGAAATGAAAATGGCAATTTCCGGATGGAGACGGAACCCACAACAAATGAGGGGCTTCTGTACATCGCAAAG CCGTTAAATTTTGAGAAGTCCCAAAAACTGCGGCTGGAAGTCATGGCGCGCAATGAAGCTGAACTGACCGGCACCACGGCCAAGTGGGAGATCGTCCCTGTGGACTTAACGGTCGGCGATGTTGACGAAGGCCCCGAATTCACGGCGCCGACTATTCGCTTCACGGTCAAAGAGAACACGCCAAACGGCACATTGATTGGAACTTACAAAGCCCTCGATCCGGAAACCAAGAGCAGCGAGGGCATCAA GTATTACAAGATCATGGACCCTGCAGCATGGATCAATGTGGACAGGAACACGGGAGAACTGAGGGTGGCAAACACCATTGACAGAGAGTCCAACTTTGTCAAGAATGGAATTTACAACATCACCATGAGAGCCGTCGACGCAA CTACCAAGACTGGGACGGGAACGGTCATAATCCAGGTGGAAGATGTGAATGACAACGTACCGATTATTCTCCCACCTGGCGAGAGGGTGATATGCGAGAAGGAAGGAGAACTTGGCTCGGTGTTGCTTGTGGCTGAAGATATGGACGAGTCGCCCTTTAAAGGCCCCTTCACTTTTAGCCTGCCCGATAACACAGACGGCAAATGGTCTGTGACCAGATTCAACG ACACGGCAGCTACGTTGCGCCAGGTCAAAGACCTTCCCTTGAAGACGCACAGGGTTCCCGTTGAGGTCAAGGATTTGCAAGGCAACGGGAAAATCCAGACAGTCAACGTCAGGATCTGCCAGTGCAGGAACGGCGCCTGTCTGACCAAGCCTTGGTCGGCTTCGCTCGGCCCGATGGGCTGGCTGGCGTTACTCCTGcctctgctcctcctcctgctgctac TCTTGCTGCTTGCCTGTTTCTGCACGACAAAGCCAGACTTGCAGATACTGGAGGATACAACTGACAGCGGTGGAATCCTGATTAAGTCAAACACAGAAGCCCCGGGGGAAGAAGTG GATGCTAGTCTCATCAAGGTGCCCCTTGCCGGCTCTGAAATCAAGGGCTCAGTGGCCAATCAGGATTGGCAAGTGAAGGGCTCCACCATCGGACGCCAAGACACCACCCTCTACAAGACCGGCTTTGGCAACACCGAAACGGAGTTCTTCAGCGGACATTACGACAGCCAGTATGGAGCCCAACAGATGAACTACGACGCGAACTTTCTCAGCACCTGGCAAACAAATGGACGCTATTTGCACCAG AGTGTTTCGCTGGCCTGGGCTGGCTCTTCCTCCACCAATTTAAAATTGGGGTAA